The following are encoded together in the Salmonella enterica subsp. enterica serovar Choleraesuis genome:
- a CDS encoding short-chain dehydrogenase, which yields MTQRIALITGGSRGLGKNAALKLAARGTGIIITWQNREDEAQKVVNEITSQGGKAVAIQLNVGDSSTFSMFASHVTNALRETWQRDTFDYLINNAGTGLHKPYAETTEAEFDHLAAVHLKGPFFLTQILLPLIADGGRILNVSSGLARFAMPGASAYAAMKGAMEVLTRYQAKELGARGIRANVIAPGAIATDFNGGTVRDNQQVNDMVASQTALGRTGLPDDIGDAIAALLSDELGWMNAQRIEVSGGMFL from the coding sequence ATGACACAACGTATTGCTTTAATTACCGGCGGCAGCCGTGGACTGGGAAAAAACGCGGCGCTGAAGCTGGCGGCGCGGGGAACAGGCATTATTATCACCTGGCAAAATCGTGAAGATGAGGCGCAGAAGGTCGTCAATGAAATCACGTCTCAGGGCGGAAAAGCCGTTGCAATTCAATTGAATGTTGGCGACAGCTCAACATTCTCAATGTTTGCTTCTCACGTGACCAACGCCCTGCGGGAAACCTGGCAGCGCGATACATTTGATTATTTAATCAACAACGCGGGTACTGGTCTGCATAAGCCTTATGCCGAAACCACAGAAGCGGAATTTGACCACCTGGCGGCCGTACATCTTAAAGGGCCATTCTTCCTGACACAGATCCTGCTGCCATTGATAGCGGACGGCGGCCGGATACTGAACGTATCCAGTGGTCTGGCTCGTTTCGCTATGCCGGGCGCCAGCGCCTACGCGGCAATGAAAGGGGCAATGGAAGTGCTAACGCGTTACCAGGCGAAAGAGCTGGGCGCACGGGGCATCCGGGCGAACGTTATCGCGCCGGGAGCAATCGCCACTGATTTTAATGGCGGGACTGTGCGTGATAATCAGCAGGTCAATGATATGGTTGCCAGCCAGACTGCGTTGGGCCGCACCGGTCTGCCGGACGATATCGGCGATGCTATCGCGGCGCTGCTAAGCGACGAGCTGGGTTGGATGAACGCTCAGCGGATTGAGGTTTCAGGTGGCATGTTCCTGTAA